In one Clostridia bacterium genomic region, the following are encoded:
- a CDS encoding sodium:calcium antiporter: protein MLDIILLVLSLAVILAGAEFFTNGVEWLGKKFNLGEGAVGSILAAVGTALPETMVPIIAIIFGGQASGESIGIGAILGAPFMLSTLAFFITGLAAVAYRKRRPNYPRMDLDTAIMSRDLGFFLLVYTIAISAAFLHQHIFKEFIATALVLAYGTYAYLTVKHGQGEGADEEMNPLYFYRFTSNPPTALVFLQVAVALGMIVGGARLFVRGVEDISTMLGVPPFVLALIIAPIATELPEKFNSVIWIGRGKDTLALGNITGAMVFQSSIIPAVGITLTSWVLTRGAMLSAVLALASAGLVYLQILRKRYLTPHILLGGGVFYSIFILLVVTGVIR, encoded by the coding sequence GTGCTCGATATCATACTACTAGTCTTAAGTTTGGCAGTAATACTAGCTGGAGCAGAATTTTTCACCAACGGCGTGGAATGGCTGGGAAAAAAGTTTAATCTTGGCGAAGGCGCAGTGGGATCCATATTGGCGGCGGTTGGGACTGCTTTGCCGGAAACGATGGTGCCAATCATTGCCATCATTTTTGGCGGCCAAGCATCAGGGGAAAGCATCGGTATCGGTGCTATTTTAGGGGCACCGTTTATGCTCAGCACCCTGGCTTTCTTTATCACCGGCCTGGCGGCGGTGGCTTACCGGAAGCGACGGCCCAATTACCCGCGTATGGACTTAGATACTGCCATCATGAGCCGTGATCTAGGCTTCTTTTTATTGGTTTATACCATCGCCATTTCTGCTGCTTTCTTGCACCAGCATATCTTTAAAGAGTTCATTGCTACAGCCTTGGTGTTGGCTTATGGCACTTATGCTTACCTAACAGTCAAGCATGGGCAAGGTGAAGGCGCTGATGAGGAGATGAACCCTCTTTACTTCTATCGCTTCACCAGCAATCCCCCCACCGCTCTGGTGTTCCTACAAGTAGCAGTTGCCCTAGGGATGATCGTGGGTGGAGCCCGCTTGTTTGTAAGAGGGGTCGAGGACATCTCCACCATGCTGGGCGTGCCACCTTTCGTATTGGCGCTTATTATTGCCCCGATTGCTACCGAGCTGCCGGAGAAATTCAACAGCGTCATCTGGATCGGGCGAGGAAAAGACACCCTGGCGCTTGGAAATATTACCGGAGCCATGGTGTTTCAGAGCTCCATTATACCCGCTGTGGGCATCACTCTGACTTCCTGGGTGCTGACCCGGGGAGCCATGCTCAGCGCGGTCTTGGCTCTAGCTTCAGCCGGCTTGGTCTATCTGCAAATCCTCCGCAAGCGGTATTTAACGCCCCACATTTTGTTGGGCGGGGGTGTTTTTTATAGCATCTTCATATTGCTGGTAGTAACTGGAGTAATACGGTAA